A window from Oncorhynchus tshawytscha isolate Ot180627B unplaced genomic scaffold, Otsh_v2.0 Un_contig_4204_pilon_pilon, whole genome shotgun sequence encodes these proteins:
- the LOC121841892 gene encoding ladderlectin-like encodes MGGYDAAQEGMWLWSDGSAVDSFYWEEDEPSNSGQGENCMELHTGGGQGWNDVSCGELRFYVCSMETRSGLASLPSQKKSHERGRNVLAHCLG; translated from the exons GAGGGGATGTGGCTGTGGAGTGACGGCTCAGCTGTTGACAGTTTCTACTGGGAGGAGGATGAGCCCAGTAACTCTGGACAGGGGGAGAACTGTATGGAGCTACAcactggag GTGGGCAGGGCTGGAATGACGTGTCCTGTGGAGAGCTGAGGTTCTATGTGTGTTCTATGGAGACAAG ATCTGGTTTAGCATCATTGCCAAGTCAGAAGAAATCACATGAGAGAGGTAGGAATGTCTTGGCCCATTGCCTCGGCTAG